Proteins from a single region of Synchiropus splendidus isolate RoL2022-P1 chromosome 3, RoL_Sspl_1.0, whole genome shotgun sequence:
- the tagln3b gene encoding transgelin-3b, with product MANRGPSYGLSREVQEKIEQKYDPDLEQRLVDWIIAQCGGGLDRPQPGRQNFQSWLMDGTILCRLINSLYPRGKEPIKKIIETQMAFKQMEKISQFLHAAETYGVTTTDIFQTVDLWEGKDMAAVQRTLMALGSVAVTKDDGHYRGDRDWFHKKAQGYRREFTEEQLRQGQSLISLQMGSNRGASQSGMTGYGMHRQIM from the exons ATGGCGAACAGGGGGCCCAGTTATGGACTGAGTCGAGAGGTGCAGGAGAAGATCGAGCAGAAGTACGACCCCGACCTGGAGCAGCGGTTAGTGGACTGGATCATTGCTCAGTGCGGAGGAGGGCTTGATCGGCCACAACCCGGGCGTCAGAACTTCCAGAGCTGGCTGATGGACGGAACA ATCCTCTGTAGACTCATCAACAGTCTCTATCCAAGAGGGAAGGAGCCCATAAAGAAGATCATCGAGACTCAGATGGCCTTTAAGCAGATGGAGAAGATCTCTCAGTTCCTACACGCAGCAGAAACGTATGGAGTCACTACGACTGATATATTCCAGACGGTGGACCTGTGGGAGG GGAAGGACATGGCTGCTGTGCAGAGAACCCTCATGGCTCTGGGGAGCGTCGCCGTCACCAAAGACGACGGGCACTACAGAGGCGACAGAGACTGGTTCCACAA GAAGGCGCAGGGGTATCGACGTGAGTTCACAGAGGAGCAGCTGCGCCAAGGCCAGAGTCTGATCAGCCTGCAGATGGGCAGCAACCGAGGGGCGTCCCAGTCTGGAATGACGGGCTATGGTATGCACCGTCAGATAATGTAG
- the abhd10b gene encoding abhydrolase domain containing 10, depalmitoylase b → MAAVALRSCRRGLSEILSHGPRFTAPSTCLAGGRRHKSSVQYASRPDLPKLAYRRVKGKSPGVLFLPGYASNMNGQKAEALEEFCRSLGHSCLRFDYTGHGASEGVLSEGTIGTWKKDVLFVLDELAEGPQILVGSSIGGWLMLLAAIARPEKTAALVGISTAADHIVTSFKSLPLETRKEFEEKGEWSVPTKHSEDGVYKFSMDFLIEAENHCLLRSPIPITCPVRLIHGLKDEDVPWHISMQVAERILSPDVDVILRRHGQHRMSEKDDIKLMVYTIDDLIDKLTTMTNTV, encoded by the exons ATGGCGGCCGTGGCACTGAGGTCTTGCCGCAGAGGACTTTCTGAGATTTTAAGTCATGGTCCACGCTTCACTGCTCCGTCAACATGCTTGGCAG GGGGCAGAAGACACAAGTCCTCAGTTCAGTATGCTTCACGACCAGACCTGCCAAAGTTGGCCTACAGAAGAGTGAAGGGTAAGAGTCCAGGTGTGCTCTTCCTCCCTGGCTATGCATCTAACATGAACGGCCAgaaggccgaggcactggaggAGTTTTGCAGGTCCCTTGGCCACTCATGCCTCAG GTTTGACTACACAGGACATGGCGCATCAGAGGGCGTGTTATCAGAGGGCACAATTGGCACTTGGAAAAAAGACgtcctgtttgttttggatgaattAGCTGAAGGGCCCCAG ATCCTGGTGGGGTCCAGCATCGGGGGCTGGCTCATGCTGCTGGCTGCTATCGCACGACCAGAGAAGACCGCCGCCCTCGTCGGCATCTCCACCGCCGCTGATCACATTGTCACGTCATTCAAGTCTCTTCCCCTTGAG ACACGGAAGGAGTTTGAAGAGAAAGGGGAGTGGTCTGTACCCACCAAGCACTCAGAGGACGGTGTCTACAAGTTTAGCATGGACTTTCTCATCGAGGCAGAGAACCACTGCCTCCTCCGAAGCCCCATTCCCATCACCTGCCCCGTGCGTCTCATCCATGGGCTGAAGGATGAAGACGTCCCCTGGCACATCTCCATGCAGGTGGCCGAGCGCATCCTCAGTCCCGACGTCGACGTCATCCTGCGGAGGCACGGCCAGCACCGCATGTCTGAGAAGGATGACATCAAGCTGATGGTTTACACCATTGACGATCTGATCGACAAGCTGACCACCATGACGAATACAGTCTGA
- the ythdf3 gene encoding YTH domain-containing family protein 3: MSATTVDQRPKGQGNKVQNGSMHQKDTVNDDDFEPYLSGQTNQSNSYPPMSDPYMPSYYAPSIGFPYSLGEAAWSTAGDPPMPYLTTYGQMSNGEPHFIPDGVFSQPGALGNTPPFLGQHGFNFFPGNADFSTWGTSVSQGQSTQTSVYSNSYGYAPSSLGRAITDGQAGFGSDSQLSKVPVLNSIEQGMAGLKLGTDMVAAVTKTVGSSLGVTAGMSSMAANNLPPSVSSAGSKPASWAAIAKKPAKPQPKVKPKANMGMGGAAIPPPPIKHNMNIGTWDDKGSMNKPPLAQTMMTAQPLVQQPLLAQPQPLLQSPLPPQPQHPSQHQHQPFHLQSLQSPQHPQTLPPGPPHLHLTSQPPQHLHHQQPQQPGPPPNRWVAPRNRGEAFSLGMGVPMSASPCSGEVHPVLEKLRALNNYNPKEFDWSLKNGRVFIIKSYSEDDIHRSIKYSIWCSTEHGNKRLDGAYRSLGNKGPLYLLFSVNGSGHFCGVAEMRSPVDYNAYAGVWSQDKWKGKFEVKWVFIKDVPNNQLRHIRLENNDNKPVTNSRDTQEVPLEKAKQVLKIIATYKHTTSIFDDFAHYEKRQEEEEALRKERNRNKQ, translated from the exons ATGTCTGCGACCACAGTCGATCAG AGACCCAAAGGACAAGGAAATAAAG tgCAAAACGGATCAATGCATCAGAAGGATACTGTGAACGACGATGACTTTGAGCCTTATTTAAGCGGCCAGACCAATCAG AGTAACAGCTATCCACCCATGTCTGACCCCTACATGCCAAGCTACTATGCTCCATCCATTGGCTTTCCTTACTCTCTGGGAGAAGCTGCCTGGTCCACAGCAGGAGACCCTCCTATGCCCTACCTGACCACCTACGGACAGATGAGCAATGGCGAGCCACATTTCATCCCTGATGGTGTTTTCAGCCAACCAGGAGCTTTGGGCAACACCCCGCCCTTCCTTGGCCAACATGGCTTCAACTTCTTTCCAGGCAATGCAGACTTTTCCACGTGGGGCACTAGTGTCTCCCAGGGACAGTCCACGCAGACCTCGGTCTACAGTAACAGTTACGGCTATGCGCCCAGCTCGCTGGGGCGGGCCATCACTGATGGACAGGCTGGTTTTGGAAGTGACTCCCAGCTGAGCAAGGTGCCAGTGCTAAATAGTATTGAGCAGGGTATGGCGGGGTTAAAACTGGGTACGGATATGGTGGCGGCCGTCACCAAAACTGTCGGCTCATCTTTAGGGGTCACGGCAGGCATGAGCAGCATGGCAGCCAACAACCTGCCGCCGTCTGTCAGTTCGGCCGGATCTAAACCCGCCTCCTGGGCAGCCATCGCCAAGAAACCGGCCAAGCCGCAGCCCAAAGTCAAGCCCAAAGCCAATATGGGAATGGGTGGCGCCGCCATCCCGCCGCCTCCCATTAAGCACAACATGAACATTGGCACATGGGACGATAAGGGCTCCATGAACAAGCCCCCGTTAGCTCAGACGATGATGACTGCGCAGCCTTTAGTGCAGCAGCCTCTTCTAGCTCAGCCCCAGCCCCTCCTGCAGAGCCCCTTGCCCCCTCAGCCTCAACACCCATCCCAGCACCAACACCAACCCTTCCACCTCCAGTCTCTGCAGTCTCCCCAACACCCCCAAACCCTTCCTCCCGGCCCACCACACCTGCATCTCACCTCCCAGCCCCCGCAGCATCTCCACCatcagcagccgcagcagcccgGGCCGCCGCCTAACCGCTGGGTGGCGCCCAGGAATCGGGGTGAGGCCTTCAGTCTGGGCATGGGCGTGCCCATGAGTGCCTCCCCCTGCTCCGGCGAAGTGCACCCCGTGCTGGAGAAACTCCGTGCCCTCAACAACTACAACCCCAAAGAGTTTGACTGGAGCTTGAAAAATGGCCGCGTGTTCATTATCAAGAGCTACTCGGAAGACGACATCCACCGCTCTATCAAGTACTCTATCTGGTGCAGCACAGAACATGGCAACAAGCGCCTGGACGGTGCCTACCGCTCGCTGGGCAACAAGGGCCCCCTCTACCTGTTGTTCAGCGTCAACGGCAGTGGGCACTTCTGTGGCGTGGCCGAGATGCGCTCACCGGTGGACTACAATGCCTATGCAGGTGTTTGGTCTCAGGACAAGTGGAAGGGCAAGTTCGAAGTGAAGTGGGTCTTCATCAAAGACGTGCCCAACAACCAGCTGCGACACATCCGGCTGGAGAACAATGACAACAAGCCGGTGACCAACTCCAGGGACACTCAGGAGGTGCCTCTGGAGAAGGCCAAACAAGTGCTTAAAATAATCGCCACTTACAAGCATACCACCTCAATCTTTGATGACTTTGCACATTACGAGAaacggcaggaggaggaggaggctttgAGAAAG gAGCGCAATAGAAATAAACAGTAA